A genomic stretch from Arachis stenosperma cultivar V10309 chromosome 3, arast.V10309.gnm1.PFL2, whole genome shotgun sequence includes:
- the LOC130967767 gene encoding uncharacterized protein LOC130967767: MASRETVRKAEALVEKAMKGNDASHDASHVWRVRDLALSLASEEGLSSNPHSLQIVELAALLHDIADYKYLRDPSEEKIVENFLEEEGIQETIKSKILKIIKGMGFKDEVTGNGSTEWFPEFGVVQDADRLDAIGAIGIARCFTFGGSRNRVLHDPAILPRTDLSKEQYMKKEEQTTINHFHEKLLKLKDMMKTKAGKRRAERRHKFMEEFVKEFYDEWNGVS; the protein is encoded by the exons ATGGCGAGCAGAGAGACGGTGAGAAAGGCAGAGGCTCTCGTAGAGAAAGCCATGAAAGGAAACGACGCTTCACACGATGCGTCGCACGTTTGGAGGGTTCGTGATCTCGCTCTCTCCCTCGCCTCCGAGGAAGGCCTTTCTTCCAACCCTCATTCTCTCCAAATA GTGGAGTTAGCGGCGTTGCTCCATGATATAG CTGATTACAAGTACTTGAG GGATCCGTCTGAGGAAaaaattgttgagaatttcctCGAAGAAGAGGGAATCCAGGAGACTATCAAGTCTAAGATTTTGAAGATCATCAAAGGAATGG GTTTCAAGGACGAGGTTACAGGAAATGGCAGTACCGAATGGTTTCCGGAATTCGGAGTTGTGCAAGATGCAGATCGACTTGATGCTATTGGTGCTATAG GAATTGCGCGATGCTTCACCTTTGGTGGAAGCAGGAACAGGGTTCTGCATGACCCTGCAATTTTACCGCGGACTGATTTATCCAAGGAACAATACATGAAGAAAGAGGAGCAAACTACTATTAACCATTTTCATGAGAAACTTCTGAAGCTCAAGGATATGATGAAAACCAAG GCTGGAAAGAGGAGAGCAGAGAGAAGGCATAAGTTCATGGAGGAGTTTGTGAAAGAGTTTTATGATGAATGGAATGGTGTAAGCTAA
- the LOC130967742 gene encoding cytochrome P450 86B1, whose amino-acid sequence MTKLSNLNLNLNLTTPQQDLPNGNNIFTLMQHIQMLEILLAITVFIVIHSLRQKKHYGLPIWPLLGMLPSLFFALRTNLYEWITDVLKQQNGTFRFKGPWFSSLNCIVTADPRNLEHLLKTKFSLFPKGRYFRDTVRDLLGDGIFNADDETWQKQRKTASIEFHSAKFRKLTTESLFELVHSRLLPVLESTVKENVSIDLQDILLRLTFDNVCLIAFGVDPGCLRPGLPKIPFAKAFEDATEVTVLRFVIPTCVWKAMRFLNLGMERKLKESIKGVDEFAENVIRTRKKELSLLCDEKQRSDLLSIFMGLKDENGEAYSDKFLRDICVNFILAGRDTSSVALSWFFWLLDQNPEVEENIVEEICRVVKQREDIDMNMNMKKEEFFEGLTFRPEEIKKMDYLHAALSEALRLYPSVPVDHKEVVEDDTFPDGTVLKKGTKVIYAIYSMGRMEDIWGKDCREFKPERWLRDNARFMSESAYKFTAFNGGPRLCLGKDFAYYQMKYAAASIIFRYRVKVVENHPVVPKLALTMYMKHGIKVNLHKRDAKEIHKYLRG is encoded by the exons ATGACCAAACTCAGCAATCTCAATCTCAATCTTAATCTCACAACCCCCCAACAAGATCTCCCCAATGGAAACAACATCTTCACTCTAATGCAACATATCCAAATGTTGGAGATTCTTCTAGCAATCACTGTTTTCATAGTGATTCATTCTCTAAGGCAAAAGAAGCATTATGGCTTACCAATTTGGCCTCTTCTTGGAATGTTACCTTCTTTGTTCTTTGCACTGAGAACTAACCTCTATGAATGGATCACTGATGTGCTTAAACAGCAAAATGGTACATTCAGATTCAAAGGGCCTTGGTTTAGCAGCCTCAATTGCATTGTCACGGCCGATCCGCGAAACCTCGAGCATCTTCTCAAGACAAAGTTTTCTCTGTTCCCCAAAGGGAGATACTTCAGGGACACGGTGAGAGACCTACTTGGAGATGGAATCTTCAACGCCGACGACGAGACGTGGCAGAAGCAGAGGAAAACAGCAAGCATTGAGTTCCATTCAGCAAAATTCAGGAAGTTAACTACTGAATCCTTGTTTGAGCTTGTTCATTCAAGGCTCTTACCGGTCTTAGAATCCACCGTTAAGGAGAATGTTTCCATTGATTTACAAGACATCTTGTTGAGACTAACTTTTGACAATGTTTGTTTGATTGCATTTGGGGTTGATCCCGGTTGCTTGCGGCCGGGGTTACCTAAAATACCATTTGCTAAGGCCTTTGAGGATGCAACAGAAGTAACAGTTCTTCGATTCGTTATCCCAACATGTGTGTGGAAGGCAATGAGGTTCCTCAATTTGGGGATGGAGAGAAAGCTGAAGGAATCTATAAAAGGGGTTGATGAGTTTGCTGAGAATGTTATAAGGACAAGAAAGAAAGAACTGTCTTTGTTGTGTGATGAGAAGCAAAGATCAGATTTGTTAAGCATTTTCATGGGGCTGAAGGATGAGAATGGTGAAGCCTATTCGGATAAGTTCTTGAGGGATATATGTGTGAACTTCATTCTTGCAGGGAGAGACACTTCTTCTGTGGCTTTAAGCTGGTTTTTCTGGCTGCTTGATCAGAACCCTGAAGTGGAAGAGAACATAGTAGAAGAGATATGCAGGGTAGTGAAACAGAGAGAAGATATTGATATGAATATGAATATGAAGAAAGAAGAGTTTTTTGAGGGTTTGACATTTAGGCCTGAAGAGATTAAGAAGATGGATTATTTGCATGCTGCTCTTTCTGAAGCTCTCAGATTGTACCCTTCTGTTCCTGTTGATCACAAAGAG GTAGTTGAAGATGACACATTCCCAGATGGAACAGTGCTAAAGAAGGGGACAAAAGTGAtctatgcaatttattcaaTGGGGAGAATGGAAGACATTTGGGGAAAAGATTGCAGGGAATTCAAGCCAGAAAGATGGCTAAGAGATAATGCACGCTTCATGAGTGAATCTGCATACAAATTCACTGCCTTTAACGGCGGACCGCGGTTGTGCTTAGGCAAAGACTTTGCTTACTATCAGATGAAATATGCCGCCGCTAGCATCATATTCCGCTACCGTGTTAAGGTGGTTGAGAACCACCCGGTGGTGCCTAAACTTGCACTGACTATGTACATGAAGCATGGAATCAAAGTTAACCTTCACAAGAGGGATGCTAAAGAAATTCACAAGTACTTGCGAGGTTGA